The following coding sequences lie in one Flavobacterium sediminis genomic window:
- a CDS encoding DUF3857 domain-containing protein has product MIKYLFILIGLMGYSQDYELGEVTVEELSRKNHLTDSTASASYMFKKGLTEFILYREGNWEIVTKVEVKIKIYKKEGLDFANQEILYFSGHNSERINITEANTYNLVDGKVVKTKVRSDSEFKEEINDRWSKKKLAFPDVKVGSIIEYSYKITSPYISNFDDWYFQYDIPVDFVEYMVYIPEFFSYRTLMTGYENIALEEKTVRSTDFNKLKHTYTGKNIPAIKEEKFVRNIDNYTSKISFELARISYPNQAPKEVATTWKSVVKTIYDEIRFGKEIKQKRYFEEDLEAIIKGLSEDEKLEAIFKFVQNRMNWNEKNGYLVDNGVKKAYKEKIGNVADINLMLVAMLQYAGFDANPVLLSTRSNGIALFPSRFAFNYVIAGVQKGDEVILLDATNKNTEQNIIPIKAINWFGRLIRANGTMEDIVLESNMRSIQASTLMVEMDEEGTIKGKYREQLTNYEAFVFAERFADKAEDVVRKNTENEYDNIEISEFEVNDDKPKNVIVNFELESSNLVDQIGNKMYLSPMMFLKMDENPFKDSERKFPIEVNYPFKENYNIVIKLPEGFEIEYLPEAVSYVTEGEKFYLPIK; this is encoded by the coding sequence ATGATAAAATATCTATTCATTCTAATCGGATTAATGGGCTATTCTCAGGATTACGAGCTAGGAGAAGTTACCGTTGAAGAATTAAGCCGGAAAAATCACCTTACAGATTCTACCGCATCGGCATCTTATATGTTTAAAAAAGGATTGACAGAGTTTATCCTTTATCGGGAAGGAAATTGGGAAATAGTAACAAAAGTAGAGGTTAAGATAAAAATTTATAAAAAAGAAGGTCTGGACTTTGCTAATCAGGAAATTCTTTATTTTTCAGGACATAACAGTGAAAGGATAAACATCACGGAAGCTAACACTTATAACTTAGTAGATGGAAAAGTTGTAAAGACTAAAGTTAGGTCAGATAGTGAATTTAAAGAAGAGATTAACGATAGATGGAGTAAAAAAAAGTTAGCTTTTCCGGATGTTAAAGTAGGTTCAATCATAGAATATAGTTATAAGATCACCTCACCCTATATAAGCAATTTTGATGATTGGTATTTTCAATATGATATTCCGGTCGATTTTGTAGAGTATATGGTCTACATTCCGGAGTTCTTTAGTTACAGAACGTTAATGACAGGATATGAAAATATTGCATTAGAAGAAAAGACGGTTAGGTCGACAGATTTTAATAAGCTAAAGCATACATATACAGGAAAAAATATTCCGGCAATAAAAGAAGAAAAATTCGTTAGAAATATTGATAATTATACGTCAAAGATCAGTTTTGAGTTGGCCAGAATCAGTTACCCGAATCAGGCACCGAAAGAAGTGGCAACAACCTGGAAGTCTGTTGTAAAAACTATTTACGATGAAATCAGGTTCGGAAAAGAGATCAAACAGAAAAGATATTTTGAAGAAGATTTAGAAGCCATAATAAAAGGCTTGAGTGAAGATGAAAAATTAGAAGCAATATTTAAGTTTGTTCAAAATAGAATGAACTGGAATGAAAAGAACGGATACCTTGTAGACAACGGAGTCAAAAAAGCATATAAAGAAAAAATAGGAAATGTAGCAGATATTAATTTAATGTTAGTAGCCATGCTTCAGTATGCAGGATTTGATGCTAATCCGGTACTTTTAAGTACCAGAAGTAACGGAATTGCATTATTTCCCAGTAGATTTGCTTTTAACTATGTCATTGCAGGAGTTCAAAAGGGAGATGAGGTGATTCTACTGGATGCTACCAATAAAAACACGGAACAAAACATCATCCCGATCAAAGCAATTAACTGGTTCGGAAGACTCATAAGAGCAAACGGAACGATGGAAGATATCGTTTTAGAAAGTAATATGAGGTCAATTCAGGCGAGTACTCTCATGGTAGAGATGGACGAAGAAGGAACCATAAAAGGAAAATACAGAGAACAATTAACAAATTATGAAGCATTTGTTTTTGCCGAAAGATTTGCGGATAAAGCTGAAGATGTAGTTCGGAAAAATACCGAAAATGAGTATGATAATATCGAAATATCTGAATTTGAAGTTAATGATGACAAACCAAAGAATGTAATTGTTAATTTTGAATTAGAAAGTTCAAACCTCGTAGATCAAATAGGAAATAAAATGTATTTATCACCTATGATGTTCCTGAAAATGGATGAAAACCCATTTAAGGATAGTGAAAGAAAATTTCCGATAGAGGTCAATTACCCATTTAAGGAAAATTATAATATAGTGATTAAGTTACCGGAAGGATTTGAAATAGAATATTTGCCGGAGGCCGTAAGTTATGTGACTGAAGGGGAGAAATTTTATTTACCTATCAAATAG
- a CDS encoding transglutaminase-like domain-containing protein, whose amino-acid sequence MKKYLRLLLFLCYSAIAFSQESFIAFYPKDVYEKANAVIKDYKLNLEITDYNKFKLNKYRVITVFNKQGLNCLDTYEFFSKSTVVRDVEITVFNALGKEIKKIRKKDFEENSVSQGSVITDNRVLYFDYVPTEYPFTIVYKSEIVSDNTAFLPSWMPISDYNMSLIHSEFEIKYNKELNLNYKILDPETKITDHSIKVEDEQDLLRFSLDSVNAVQKERYAPSMYKVFPKVMIGLEEFELEGIKGTAKSWEEFGNWMYTYLLADTEEIPEETIQKIANLIKDEKDNLKKAKIIYNYVQNNTRYVSIQLGIGGWKPMKAAEVDKLGYGDCKALTNYTRSLLKAFDIPSYYTIVYGDRAKRDLVEDFVSVQGNHVILGIPDKEDIIWLECTSQDIPFGFQGNFTDDRKVLIVDKDKSKIVRTKTYEAETNRQITTGSYKITESGTMTSKITIESSGLDYLVYRELYTAPERDKKDHYLNTYSYLKNLNIQSLNLINDKEAVLFKEEIAMESVNYVEKYGDDLIFHYNAFNRMQKNSRKDPDRLLPFEIERGYYEEDRIDILLPEGYTVSELPSEISIRSEFGEYDLSFQLKSENTVSYIRKLTLKKGKYQNDRFDEYQKFIGKIIKGDNIKILINKK is encoded by the coding sequence ATGAAAAAATATTTAAGATTACTACTTTTTTTATGCTACTCAGCAATAGCATTTTCTCAAGAAAGTTTTATAGCATTTTACCCTAAAGATGTATATGAAAAAGCAAATGCAGTAATCAAAGACTACAAACTCAATCTGGAAATTACAGATTATAATAAGTTTAAATTAAATAAGTACAGAGTCATTACAGTATTTAATAAACAAGGACTAAATTGCTTGGATACGTATGAGTTCTTTAGTAAGTCAACAGTTGTCAGAGATGTTGAAATTACCGTTTTTAATGCTTTGGGTAAAGAAATAAAAAAAATCCGTAAAAAAGATTTTGAAGAGAATTCAGTGAGTCAAGGATCTGTAATAACGGATAACAGGGTGCTTTATTTTGACTATGTACCCACGGAATATCCTTTTACAATAGTTTATAAAAGTGAAATAGTTTCCGATAATACCGCTTTCTTACCTTCGTGGATGCCAATAAGTGATTATAACATGAGTTTAATACATTCTGAGTTTGAAATAAAATACAACAAAGAATTGAATCTGAACTACAAAATATTAGATCCTGAAACCAAAATAACAGATCATTCAATAAAAGTAGAAGACGAACAAGACCTGTTGAGATTTAGCTTGGATAGTGTTAACGCAGTTCAGAAAGAGCGATATGCACCAAGCATGTATAAAGTTTTTCCCAAAGTGATGATTGGTTTGGAAGAATTTGAACTGGAAGGAATAAAAGGAACGGCTAAAAGCTGGGAAGAATTCGGGAATTGGATGTATACCTATTTATTGGCAGATACGGAAGAAATTCCGGAAGAGACAATTCAGAAAATTGCAAATCTGATTAAAGACGAAAAAGACAATTTAAAGAAAGCGAAGATCATTTACAACTATGTCCAGAATAATACTCGTTATGTAAGTATTCAATTAGGAATAGGAGGCTGGAAACCGATGAAAGCTGCTGAGGTTGATAAATTAGGATATGGTGATTGTAAAGCATTGACAAATTATACCAGAAGTTTATTAAAAGCATTTGATATTCCGTCATATTATACGATTGTTTACGGCGATCGGGCGAAAAGAGATTTAGTTGAAGACTTTGTGTCTGTTCAAGGAAACCATGTGATTCTCGGAATACCAGACAAAGAGGATATAATATGGCTGGAATGTACAAGTCAGGATATTCCGTTTGGCTTTCAAGGAAATTTTACAGATGACAGAAAAGTTTTGATTGTTGATAAGGACAAATCAAAGATTGTAAGAACTAAAACATACGAAGCCGAAACAAACAGGCAGATAACTACCGGGTCTTATAAAATAACAGAAAGCGGAACTATGACTTCAAAGATCACCATAGAATCTTCGGGGTTAGATTATTTAGTGTATAGAGAGCTTTATACTGCTCCTGAAAGAGATAAAAAAGACCATTACTTAAATACGTATAGCTATCTTAAAAACCTGAATATTCAATCATTAAATCTGATAAATGATAAGGAGGCCGTTCTTTTTAAAGAAGAGATAGCTATGGAGTCTGTGAATTATGTCGAAAAATACGGTGACGATTTGATATTTCACTATAATGCATTTAACAGAATGCAGAAAAACTCCCGAAAGGATCCCGACCGCTTATTACCATTTGAGATAGAAAGAGGTTACTATGAAGAAGACCGTATCGATATTCTTTTACCTGAAGGCTATACAGTAAGTGAATTGCCATCAGAGATCAGTATTCGTTCTGAGTTCGGAGAATACGATTTAAGTTTTCAGTTAAAGTCTGAAAATACAGTAAGTTATATCAGAAAACTGACCCTTAAGAAAGGGAAGTATCAAAATGATCGGTTTGATGAATACCAAAAATTTATAGGAAAGATTATAAAAGGAGACAACATAAAGATTCTAATTAATAAAAAATGA
- the dtd gene encoding D-aminoacyl-tRNA deacylase produces the protein MRVVIQRTLEASVTIEGEKVAKINKGLLVLVGIEDSDNKEDIDWLASKIVNLRIFADENGVMNNSVKEAEGDLIIVSQFTLHALTKKGNRPSYSKAAKPDFAIPMYEEFVAKVKKELGKEVQTGRFGADMKVALVNDGPVTILMDSKNRE, from the coding sequence ATGAGAGTAGTCATTCAAAGGACCTTAGAAGCATCTGTAACAATAGAAGGGGAAAAAGTAGCCAAGATCAATAAAGGCTTACTGGTTCTTGTAGGAATAGAGGATTCGGATAATAAGGAAGACATAGACTGGCTGGCATCAAAAATAGTGAACTTAAGGATATTTGCAGATGAAAACGGAGTGATGAATAATTCCGTTAAAGAGGCTGAAGGTGATCTTATCATTGTGAGCCAGTTTACTTTGCATGCATTAACAAAAAAGGGGAATCGCCCGAGTTATAGTAAAGCAGCCAAACCGGATTTTGCAATCCCGATGTATGAAGAATTTGTAGCAAAGGTAAAGAAAGAATTGGGCAAGGAAGTACAAACCGGTCGTTTCGGTGCTGATATGAAAGTTGCTTTAGTGAATGACGGCCCGGTCACTATTTTAATGGATAGTAAAAACAGAGAGTAA
- the rsgA gene encoding ribosome small subunit-dependent GTPase A — protein sequence MTGTVYKSTGSWYVVKTEEGETYNCRIKGKFRIKGIKSTNPIAVGDRVDFDADTSADEVFGVIHHIHDRKNYIIRKSVNLSKQTHIIASNIDIAFLLVTINNPVTTTSFIDRFLVAAEAYGIETVLVFNKIDTLDETALEEQLYLQAVYSDIGYQCLRVSAREGKGITELKELMKGRVSMFSGHSGVGKSTLVNAIEPELNLKTAEISEQHQQGQHTTTFAEMYDLSFGAKIIDTPGIRGFGMVDMEPEEIGDYFPEFFALKEHCKFNNCLHKEEPKCAVKEALEKDEIAWSRYQSYLQILEGDDETYRNDIYGMKNNNTNANVLNKK from the coding sequence ATGACAGGAACCGTGTATAAATCTACTGGCAGTTGGTATGTAGTAAAAACCGAAGAGGGAGAGACGTATAATTGCCGTATAAAAGGGAAATTCAGAATCAAAGGTATTAAAAGTACCAATCCTATTGCGGTAGGAGACAGGGTAGATTTTGATGCGGATACTTCAGCAGATGAAGTTTTCGGAGTGATTCATCATATCCATGACCGAAAAAATTACATTATCCGTAAATCGGTTAATCTTTCCAAACAGACTCATATCATAGCATCAAATATTGATATTGCTTTTTTACTGGTTACCATAAACAATCCTGTAACTACAACCAGTTTTATAGATCGTTTTCTAGTAGCTGCCGAAGCTTACGGAATTGAAACAGTCCTTGTTTTTAATAAGATTGATACGCTGGATGAAACAGCGTTAGAGGAACAACTTTATTTGCAGGCTGTTTATTCAGATATCGGATACCAATGTTTGCGAGTTTCAGCAAGAGAAGGAAAAGGAATAACAGAATTAAAGGAATTAATGAAAGGAAGGGTGTCTATGTTTTCAGGACACTCAGGTGTGGGGAAATCTACATTAGTTAATGCAATAGAACCTGAGTTGAACTTAAAAACGGCTGAAATATCAGAACAACACCAACAAGGGCAGCATACCACAACATTTGCTGAAATGTATGATTTGAGTTTCGGAGCTAAAATTATTGATACACCCGGAATTCGCGGTTTTGGAATGGTGGATATGGAACCGGAAGAAATAGGAGATTATTTTCCGGAGTTCTTTGCCTTAAAAGAACATTGTAAGTTCAACAATTGCCTGCATAAAGAAGAACCTAAATGTGCGGTGAAAGAAGCTTTAGAAAAAGACGAAATTGCATGGTCTCGTTACCAAAGCTATTTACAAATATTAGAAGGAGATGATGAAACATATCGCAATGATATTTATGGAATGAAAAATAATAATACAAACGCAAACGTTCTGAATAAAAAATGA
- a CDS encoding bifunctional 3-deoxy-7-phosphoheptulonate synthase/chorismate mutase type II gives MENKKEMRTWLDEFKLDHPLVIAGPCSAETEDQVLKIAHELKDSDVSVFRAGIWKPRTRPGGFEGVGAIGLKWLQKAKAETGLLMATEVATAAHVQLALEHDIDVLWIGARTTVNPFAVQEVADALRGTDKIVLVKNPVNPDLALWIGGLERLYNADIKKLGVIHRGFSTYEKTKYRNNPEWQIAIELQNRFPDLPLICDPSHITGKRDMIQDVSQQALDLNFDGLIIETHIDPDNAWSDAAQQVTPTALKQIFKDLKVRKETDEADDYNSRLAKLRAQIDEYDEKILEILGGRMKIADQIGGLKKEKNVAILQNKRWNEVLGKMILDGENKGLSEEFVLRIFKAIHQESINHQEKVYKK, from the coding sequence ATGGAAAATAAAAAAGAAATGAGAACATGGTTAGACGAATTCAAATTAGATCATCCGTTAGTGATCGCCGGACCATGTAGTGCTGAAACAGAAGATCAGGTGTTAAAAATTGCACATGAATTGAAAGACTCAGATGTTTCTGTTTTCAGAGCCGGAATCTGGAAACCGAGAACGCGTCCGGGTGGATTTGAAGGTGTTGGGGCTATCGGATTAAAGTGGTTACAAAAAGCAAAAGCAGAAACCGGACTTTTAATGGCGACTGAAGTAGCAACGGCGGCTCACGTTCAGTTAGCACTGGAGCATGATATTGATGTGTTGTGGATTGGTGCTCGTACAACGGTAAACCCATTTGCCGTTCAGGAAGTTGCAGATGCTTTACGCGGAACCGATAAAATTGTATTGGTAAAGAATCCGGTAAATCCTGATTTAGCCTTATGGATTGGTGGATTAGAACGTTTGTATAATGCTGATATTAAAAAGTTGGGTGTAATTCACCGCGGTTTTTCAACATATGAAAAAACAAAATACCGCAACAATCCGGAATGGCAGATTGCCATTGAATTGCAAAATCGTTTTCCTGATTTGCCGTTAATCTGTGATCCTTCACATATTACAGGAAAAAGAGATATGATTCAGGATGTTTCACAACAAGCGTTAGATCTGAATTTCGACGGATTGATTATTGAAACACATATTGATCCCGATAACGCATGGAGTGATGCCGCTCAGCAAGTGACACCAACTGCTTTAAAACAAATTTTTAAAGATTTAAAAGTTCGTAAGGAAACCGACGAAGCAGACGATTACAATTCAAGATTAGCTAAATTAAGAGCCCAAATCGACGAGTATGACGAAAAAATATTAGAAATTTTGGGAGGGCGAATGAAAATTGCAGATCAGATCGGTGGACTGAAAAAGGAAAAGAATGTGGCTATTTTGCAAAATAAACGTTGGAATGAAGTTTTAGGGAAAATGATCTTAGATGGAGAAAATAAAGGTTTAAGCGAAGAATTCGTATTGCGAATATTTAAGGCAATTCATCAGGAAAGTATTAATCATCAAGAAAAAGTTTATAAAAAATAA
- a CDS encoding prephenate dehydrogenase encodes MKIYVIGIGLIGGSLAKDFKKQLDNVTVFGVDLNEAHLNTALELGVVDQKATLKDVVHADCVIVSVPVDVSAVILEQVLDLVKGDTLVFDVGSTKYTICEKVKNHSNRRNFLAAHPIAGTEFSGPEAALEGLFDGKTNIICEVEKTAFKLQERALDMFNKIGMRIRYMDPVAHDKHIAYVSHLSHISSFMLGKTVIEKEQNERDIFDLAGSGFESTVRLAKSSPAMWTPIFKQNKQFVLESLKEYIDNLSNFKALLEDDSFEKVYDEMQNTNRIKEILNGISIKK; translated from the coding sequence ATGAAAATATATGTTATAGGAATCGGGTTGATTGGAGGATCGTTAGCCAAAGATTTTAAAAAACAGTTGGATAATGTAACGGTTTTTGGTGTTGATTTGAATGAAGCTCATCTGAATACAGCTTTGGAATTAGGAGTTGTAGATCAAAAAGCAACACTAAAAGACGTAGTGCATGCTGATTGTGTGATCGTTTCGGTTCCGGTAGATGTAAGTGCTGTTATATTGGAACAAGTTTTGGATCTGGTTAAAGGAGATACCTTGGTTTTTGATGTAGGTTCTACTAAATATACTATTTGTGAAAAAGTCAAGAACCACTCTAACAGGCGTAACTTTTTAGCAGCACATCCTATTGCCGGAACAGAGTTCTCTGGACCAGAAGCAGCATTGGAAGGGTTGTTTGACGGAAAAACCAATATCATTTGTGAAGTTGAAAAAACAGCATTTAAGTTGCAAGAACGAGCTTTGGACATGTTCAATAAAATAGGAATGCGCATCCGATACATGGATCCGGTGGCACATGACAAGCACATCGCTTATGTTTCACATTTGTCGCATATCAGTTCCTTTATGTTAGGGAAAACGGTAATTGAAAAAGAACAGAATGAACGCGATATTTTTGATTTGGCAGGAAGTGGATTTGAAAGTACCGTTCGTTTAGCGAAAAGTTCGCCTGCCATGTGGACGCCTATTTTTAAACAAAATAAACAATTTGTTTTAGAATCCTTAAAAGAGTACATAGATAATTTAAGTAATTTCAAAGCTTTGTTAGAGGATGATTCTTTTGAGAAAGTTTATGACGAAATGCAAAATACCAATAGAATAAAAGAAATATTAAACGGAATAAGTATTAAAAAATAA
- a CDS encoding pyridoxal phosphate-dependent aminotransferase, translating to MITTANRLQTVQEYYFSRKLKEVAQMLQEGKPVINLGIGSPDLAPDASIVDAIVESMTHEKAHQYQSYQGLPELRQGMKAFYQKWYEVALDPSTEILPLMGSKEGIMHISMAFLNPGDEVLVPNPGYPTYASVTHLVEAKSVFYDLLPENNWEPDFERLERSDLSKVKLMWIGYPHMPTGAKGSKALFEKLVAFARKHHIILVNDNPYSFVLNDSPQSILSVPGAKEVALELNSLSKTFNMAGWRIGMVCGNAKFIEAILKVKSNMDSGMFYGIQKGAVAALALPDKWFVQLNKIYENRRKLVFKLADKLGCTYDKKAVGMFVWAKLPEGQDSEVFIDKVLHEKNIFITPGTIFGSNGSGFIRFSLCSNEQQLEEAIDRIKLSLDLKIAL from the coding sequence ATGATAACTACAGCAAATAGATTGCAAACGGTACAGGAATACTACTTTTCCCGTAAGCTGAAAGAGGTCGCTCAGATGCTACAGGAAGGTAAACCTGTTATCAATTTAGGAATCGGGAGTCCGGATCTGGCTCCTGATGCATCTATCGTAGATGCAATAGTAGAGAGTATGACACATGAAAAGGCGCATCAGTATCAGAGTTATCAAGGCTTGCCGGAATTACGTCAGGGAATGAAAGCTTTTTATCAGAAATGGTATGAAGTAGCATTAGATCCGTCAACGGAGATTCTTCCGTTAATGGGCTCAAAAGAAGGGATTATGCATATTTCTATGGCTTTTTTAAATCCGGGAGATGAGGTTTTAGTACCTAATCCGGGATATCCGACCTATGCTTCGGTAACGCATTTAGTGGAAGCAAAATCTGTTTTTTACGATTTGTTACCAGAGAATAATTGGGAACCTGATTTTGAACGTTTAGAAAGATCAGATCTTTCAAAAGTAAAATTGATGTGGATTGGTTATCCGCACATGCCAACGGGTGCTAAAGGTAGTAAAGCACTTTTTGAGAAATTGGTCGCTTTTGCCCGAAAGCATCATATTATTTTGGTGAACGACAACCCTTATAGTTTTGTGTTAAACGACAGCCCGCAATCAATTTTAAGTGTTCCGGGAGCCAAAGAAGTGGCATTAGAATTAAATTCGTTGAGTAAAACCTTTAATATGGCCGGTTGGCGAATAGGAATGGTTTGTGGTAATGCAAAATTTATTGAAGCCATTCTGAAAGTAAAAAGCAATATGGATAGCGGAATGTTTTATGGGATTCAAAAAGGAGCCGTTGCCGCATTGGCATTGCCGGATAAATGGTTCGTACAATTGAATAAGATTTATGAGAACCGGCGAAAATTAGTTTTCAAGCTGGCAGATAAATTAGGATGTACCTATGATAAAAAAGCTGTAGGAATGTTTGTTTGGGCAAAACTGCCGGAAGGGCAGGATTCTGAAGTTTTTATAGATAAGGTATTGCATGAGAAGAACATTTTTATTACTCCGGGAACAATATTCGGAAGCAATGGTTCGGGGTTCATTCGTTTTTCTTTGTGTTCTAATGAACAGCAACTTGAAGAAGCTATCGACAGAATAAAATTATCATTAGATCTTAAAATAGCATTATAG
- a CDS encoding prephenate dehydratase, translating into MENKIAIQGIKGSFHHQVVLEYYKQDLAIDECLSFEDLVGSLLKEKSTQAVMAIENSIAGSIIPNYALIDKYDLQVIGEYHIPIQQNLLALYGQDLEDIREVHSHPMALLQCMDFLQKYPHIKLVEDKDTAETAQRISNQKITGIAAIGSEVAAEMYQLEILAPSIQTIKNNMTRFVILSKQKVEIPQADISKASLKFELDHKRGSLAAILNVMSDCKLNLTKIQSMPIIETPFKYSFFVDVTFEVYKDYEKAKSIIKIMAEKFKILGEYKNNPI; encoded by the coding sequence ATGGAAAACAAGATAGCAATACAGGGAATCAAAGGTTCTTTTCATCATCAGGTGGTTTTGGAATATTACAAGCAGGATTTGGCTATTGATGAATGTTTATCTTTTGAGGATTTAGTTGGGAGTTTGCTGAAAGAGAAAAGTACGCAGGCAGTTATGGCTATTGAAAATTCAATTGCCGGGTCGATCATTCCTAATTATGCTTTAATTGATAAGTATGATCTTCAGGTTATAGGCGAATATCATATTCCTATTCAGCAGAACCTGCTGGCTTTGTACGGGCAAGATTTAGAAGATATAAGAGAGGTGCATTCACACCCAATGGCGCTATTACAGTGTATGGATTTTTTACAGAAATATCCGCATATTAAATTAGTAGAAGATAAAGATACAGCCGAAACGGCACAAAGGATATCTAATCAAAAAATAACCGGAATTGCTGCGATAGGAAGTGAAGTGGCTGCTGAAATGTATCAGTTGGAAATACTGGCGCCTTCAATTCAAACGATAAAAAATAATATGACGCGTTTTGTGATCCTGTCTAAACAGAAAGTAGAAATTCCGCAAGCTGATATTAGTAAAGCATCTTTGAAATTTGAACTGGATCATAAAAGAGGAAGTCTGGCTGCCATATTGAACGTAATGAGTGATTGCAAGCTGAATTTAACAAAAATACAGTCAATGCCTATTATTGAGACACCTTTTAAGTATTCTTTTTTTGTGGATGTGACTTTTGAAGTATATAAAGACTATGAAAAGGCCAAATCAATTATTAAGATCATGGCTGAAAAATTTAAAATTTTAGGAGAATATAAAAATAACCCGATATGA
- the gldA gene encoding gliding motility-associated ABC transporter ATP-binding subunit GldA, which yields MSIVVENISKTYGEQKALDAISFSVKKGEIVGFLGPNGAGKSTLMKILTTYLTADSGKAEVNGFDVITQAKDVQKSVGYLPEHNPLYLDLYIREYLAFNADVYKVNKSRIDEVIALTGLTPESHKKIGQLSKGYRQRVGLACALLHDPEVLILDEPTTGLDPNQLVEIRELIKNIGKDKTVFLSTHIMQEVEAICDRIIIINKGNLVEDKTLNSLVKEQTQQQVIEVEFDLAISAEQLVFDFLIRKKPLSDTVWELTFEATSDMRGNVFDFAQQNGFKILQLSLKNKNLEQIFREKTSGKK from the coding sequence ATGTCAATAGTAGTTGAGAATATTTCTAAAACTTATGGTGAACAAAAAGCCCTTGATGCAATAAGTTTTTCAGTCAAAAAAGGAGAGATCGTTGGTTTTTTAGGACCGAATGGAGCCGGAAAATCAACTTTGATGAAAATTTTAACTACTTATTTAACGGCAGATAGCGGTAAAGCCGAAGTAAATGGCTTTGACGTGATTACTCAGGCTAAAGATGTTCAGAAATCAGTAGGTTATTTACCGGAACACAATCCGTTGTATCTGGATTTATATATCAGGGAATATTTGGCTTTTAATGCTGACGTTTACAAGGTAAACAAATCACGAATTGACGAGGTAATTGCCTTAACCGGACTAACTCCTGAAAGTCATAAAAAAATTGGCCAACTTTCCAAAGGATATCGCCAGCGTGTAGGTTTAGCCTGTGCTTTATTACACGATCCGGAAGTTTTGATTTTAGACGAACCTACTACAGGTTTGGATCCGAATCAATTAGTTGAGATTCGCGAATTGATTAAAAACATCGGAAAAGATAAAACGGTTTTTCTTTCTACACACATCATGCAAGAGGTTGAAGCTATTTGCGACCGTATCATTATCATCAATAAAGGAAATTTAGTTGAAGACAAAACCTTGAATTCTTTAGTAAAAGAACAAACACAGCAACAAGTTATAGAAGTAGAGTTTGATCTGGCTATTTCTGCTGAACAATTGGTTTTTGATTTTTTAATCCGCAAAAAACCTTTATCGGATACTGTTTGGGAGTTAACTTTTGAAGCGACTAGCGATATGCGTGGTAACGTATTTGATTTTGCTCAGCAAAACGGTTTTAAGATCTTACAATTGTCTCTTAAGAATAAAAATCTGGAACAAATTTTCAGAGAAAAAACATCCGGAAAAAAATAA
- a CDS encoding tetratricopeptide repeat protein yields the protein MKKIILLLFVVFSLQFSFANLNDAVLKQARDYYKNGNYEKALELYKSYSKDADFSDKKDIYLEMANCYYKLDDTKKAIKCLKTAIAKYGLTEDVFIYSDLIDPEFSKYALAKVYDDLDKLQQEYIAANN from the coding sequence ATGAAAAAGATTATCTTACTTCTATTCGTTGTATTTTCTTTACAATTTAGTTTTGCAAATCTTAATGATGCAGTTTTAAAACAAGCAAGAGATTATTACAAAAACGGAAATTACGAAAAAGCTTTAGAATTGTATAAAAGCTATAGTAAAGACGCTGATTTCTCAGATAAAAAAGATATTTATCTGGAAATGGCTAATTGTTATTATAAATTAGACGATACAAAAAAAGCAATAAAATGCCTGAAAACTGCTATTGCTAAATATGGATTAACAGAAGATGTATTTATTTACAGTGATCTTATTGATCCGGAATTTTCTAAATACGCTTTAGCTAAGGTATACGATGATTTAGATAAGTTGCAGCAAGAGTATATTGCAGCAAATAACTAA